A DNA window from Carassius gibelio isolate Cgi1373 ecotype wild population from Czech Republic chromosome A8, carGib1.2-hapl.c, whole genome shotgun sequence contains the following coding sequences:
- the LOC128018453 gene encoding 5'-AMP-activated protein kinase subunit beta-1, which yields MGNTSSERSAAEKTQRRESRGGKDGARPKILMDSVEDGDLFQTDDAKEFLAWQHDQESEAKALPEERPTVFRWNGPGKEIYLSGSFNNWSSKIPLSKSHNNFVAIIDLPEGEHQYKFYVDGHWTLDPKEPFVTNKSGVVNNVIKVRKTDFEVFDALKTDSEKCADLSDLSSSPPGPYHQDSYSTKSEDKLRTPPILPPHLLQVLLNKDTGISCDPTLLPEPNHVMLNHLYALSIKDGVMVLSATHRYKKKYVTTLLYKPI from the exons ATGGGCAACACCAGCAGTGAGAGAAGCGCAGCGGAGAAGACACAGCGGCGAGAGAGCCGTGGTGGCAAAGATGGTGCTCGACCCAAAATCCTAATGGACAGTGTGGAGGACGGAGACCTCTTCCAAACAGATGATGCCAAG GAGTTTCTAGCCTGGCAGCATGATCAGGAATCAGAGGCTAAAGCCCTGCCAGAGGAAAGGCCCACTGTGTTCCGCTGGAATGGTCCAGGGAAAGAGATTTACTTGTCTGGCTCCTTCAATAACTGGTCAAGCAAAATCCCCTTGAGTAAAAG TCATAATAATTTTGTGGCCATAATTGACCTGCCTGAAGGAGAGCACCAGTATAAATTCTATGTGGACGGACACTGGACATTAGACCCCAAAGAG CCTTTTGTGACTAACAAGTCAGGTGTGGTGAATAATGTTATTAAAGTGAGGAAAACAGACTTTGAGGTTTTCGATGCACTGAAGACAGACTCTGAGAAATGTGCCGACTTGTCAG ACTTATCCAGCTCCCCACCTGGACCGTACCATCAGGATTCCTACTCAACCAAATCAGAAGACAAACTGCGCACTCCTCCTATACTCCCACCACACCTGCTGCAGGTGCTCCTCAACAAAGACACTGGAATCTCT TGTGACCCAACACTGCTGCCTGAACCAAACCATGTGATGCTCAACCACCTGTACGCCCTTTCCATCAAG GATGGTGTGATGGTCCTTAGTGCGACGCACCGTTACAAAAAGAAGTATGTGACCACGCTGCTGTACAAGCCTATATGA
- the LOC128018451 gene encoding phospholipase A2, minor isoenzyme-like, whose amino-acid sequence MNTFLSLVILSVSLPSLLATLDYRALWQFRSMILCTIPQSWPALDYADYGCYCGKGGSGTPVDELDRCCEVHDGCYSDSWQHEDCWGILDNPYTEVYSFSCDKAAKQITCNADKNRPCEMFICECDRKAAECFAQAGYNPEHEHYPSENCK is encoded by the exons ATGAACACCTTCCTGTCTCTCGTCATCCTGAGTGTGAGTCTGCCCTCCT TGCTGGCGACTCTAGACTACCGTGCGCTGTGGCAGTTCAGGTCTATGATCCTCTGTACCATCCCTCAGAGCTGGCCGGCACTGGATTATGCAGACTACGGATGCTACTGTGGAAAGGGAGGCTCAGGCACCCCGGTGGATGAACTGGACAG GTGCTGTGAGGTGCATGATGGGTGTTATTCTGACTCATGGCAACATGAAGACTGCTGGGGTATCTTAGACAACCCCTACACTGAAGTCTATTCATTCTCATGTGACAAAGCAGCAAAACAAATCACCTGCAATG CTGACAAGAATCGGCCCTGTGAGATGTTCATCTGTGAATGTGACAGAAAAGCAGCCGAATGTTTTGCACAAGCGGGTTACAACCCAGAACACGAGCACTATCCTAGTGAAAACTGCAAATGA
- the asgrl1 gene encoding asialoglycoprotein receptor-like 1 isoform X2, which translates to MESVSYDRFTTPEAEINHTGQKLLFESVSQVSQDVTDLRLSLKTLDAPKTLQFENAHFSERVMPVKGPCKENWVFYKDSCYFQSSIKKNWQTAEKSCVEKGSHLVVVNDLAELDFLSSIVKLSESYWIGLVEKEEGQWSWVDGTDFSASEHFWDVGQPDDWDVRVNGEDCGQLHARITLERRRLWNDADCTLSYPFICEAKPKSH; encoded by the exons ATGGAATCCGTATCATATGACCGGTTTACCACACCTGAGGCAGAAATTAATCATACGGGCCAAAAGTTATTATTTGAATCAG TCTCTCAGGTCAGCCAAGATGTCACTGATCTTAGACTTTCTCTGAAGACCCTCGATGCCCCCAAAACTCTGCAATTTG AAAATGCTCACTTCTCTGAGCGTGTAATGCCGGTGAAAG GTCCCTGTAAGGAAAACTGGGTGTTTTATAAAGACTCATGCTACTTTCAGTCTTCAATAAAGAAGAACTGGCAAACTGCTGAGAAAAGTTGTGTGGAGAAAGGATCACACTTAGTGGTTGTCAATGACCTGGCTGAACTT GACTTCCTGTCTTCAATCGTGAAGCTGTCTGAGAGCTACTGGATCGGGCTTGTTGAGAAAGAAGAGGGACAATGGTCCTGGGTAGATGGAACAGATTTTAGTGCTTCTGAACA CTTCTGGGATGTAGGTCAACCAGATGACTGGGATGTCCGTGTGAATGGTGAGGATTGTGGGCAACTTCACGCTCGGATAACTCTGGAAAGACGGAGGCTGTGGAATGATGCGGACTGTACTCTATCTTACCCTTTCATCTGTGAGGCCAAACCCAAGAGCCACTGA
- the asgrl1 gene encoding asialoglycoprotein receptor-like 1 isoform X1, with amino-acid sequence MESVSYDRFTTPEAEINHTGQKLLFESGRQNRKMYILYGVLVLYVFILTLAVGIKISQVSQDVTDLRLSLKTLDAPKTLQFENAHFSERVMPVKGPCKENWVFYKDSCYFQSSIKKNWQTAEKSCVEKGSHLVVVNDLAELDFLSSIVKLSESYWIGLVEKEEGQWSWVDGTDFSASEHFWDVGQPDDWDVRVNGEDCGQLHARITLERRRLWNDADCTLSYPFICEAKPKSH; translated from the exons ATGGAATCCGTATCATATGACCGGTTTACCACACCTGAGGCAGAAATTAATCATACGGGCCAAAAGTTATTATTTGAATCAG GTAGACAGAACAGAAAGATGTACATACTGTATGGTGTTCTTGTCCTTTATGTGTTCATACTGACGCTGGCTGTAGGAATTAAAA TCTCTCAGGTCAGCCAAGATGTCACTGATCTTAGACTTTCTCTGAAGACCCTCGATGCCCCCAAAACTCTGCAATTTG AAAATGCTCACTTCTCTGAGCGTGTAATGCCGGTGAAAG GTCCCTGTAAGGAAAACTGGGTGTTTTATAAAGACTCATGCTACTTTCAGTCTTCAATAAAGAAGAACTGGCAAACTGCTGAGAAAAGTTGTGTGGAGAAAGGATCACACTTAGTGGTTGTCAATGACCTGGCTGAACTT GACTTCCTGTCTTCAATCGTGAAGCTGTCTGAGAGCTACTGGATCGGGCTTGTTGAGAAAGAAGAGGGACAATGGTCCTGGGTAGATGGAACAGATTTTAGTGCTTCTGAACA CTTCTGGGATGTAGGTCAACCAGATGACTGGGATGTCCGTGTGAATGGTGAGGATTGTGGGCAACTTCACGCTCGGATAACTCTGGAAAGACGGAGGCTGTGGAATGATGCGGACTGTACTCTATCTTACCCTTTCATCTGTGAGGCCAAACCCAAGAGCCACTGA
- the LOC128018450 gene encoding phospholipase A2, minor isoenzyme-like: MNTFLSLVILSVSLPSLLATLDYRALWQFRSMILCTIPQSWPALDYADYGCYCGKGGSGTPVDELDRCCEVHDGCYSDSWQHEDCWGILDNPYTEVYSFSCDKAAKQITCNADKNRPCEMFICECDRKAAECFAQAGYNPEHEHYPSENCK; this comes from the exons ATGAACACCTTCCTGTCTCTCGTCATCCTGAGTGTGAGTCTGCCCTCCT TGCTGGCGACTCTAGACTACCGTGCGCTGTGGCAGTTCAGGTCTATGATCCTCTGTACCATCCCTCAGAGCTGGCCGGCACTGGATTATGCAGACTACGGATGCTACTGTGGAAAGGGAGGCTCAGGCACCCCGGTGGATGAACTGGACAG GTGCTGTGAGGTGCATGATGGGTGTTATTCTGACTCATGGCAACATGAAGACTGCTGGGGTATCTTAGACAACCCCTACACTGAAGTCTATTCATTCTCATGTGACAAAGCGGCAAAACAAATCACCTGCAATG CTGACAAGAATCGGCCCTGTGAGATGTTCATCTGTGAATGTGACAGAAAAGCAGCTGAATGTTTTGCACAAGCGGGTTACAACCCAGAACACGAGCACTATCCTAGTGAAAACTGCAAATGA